Below is a window of Chloroflexota bacterium DNA.
TCGGCCTCATAGCCGATATCGCCGGTCAGAAGGAAGCTCACTTCCTTCCAGACCAGGCGAACCACTACAGAATTGTTGTTCACATCCTGGTCACTACCTTTCACAAAGTTTTCCTGAGGATTCAGTATCTCCATCCTTATTCCGTTGCCCAGTTCAATCCGCTGTCCGGCCTTGGTCACCGTCCGCGTGATGTTCTTGTCCCTGACCAGTCTGAGCCACTCCCCATAGGCTGCGTTGTTATTCTCAAAACCTGGCTCCACCACTTGCTTCACCTTGTAACGACGCAACACTTCCAGCAACCCCAGGATATGGTCATCATCAGCATGGGTCAGCAAAACCAGGTCGAGGCTTCTGTCCCAGAAAGGCAACTCCTTCCCCAACTCGAGGCATACCTTATCTGCGTCCGGCCCACCATCAACGAGGATCTGCCGGCCGGAAGGCGTCTGGATCAAGATAGCATCTCCTTGACCCACGTCCAGGAAGCTGACCTCAAGCTTCCCAGTCTTCGAAGCAGCCGGCACCGCCAGCCACACCAGGGCAACCGCCAACAGAAGTGGAACAACCACCCACTTCTTTGGAGGCCGATAGAATAACCGGGGCAGATGGTTTACTTTTTCTCGCATCCAGGACACAGGACTGGACATAACCTTGACTAAAGGCTTTCTGGAAATTATAGCTACCAGGACTCCGTAGTAGGCCCACACCGCTATGGCGCTTACAGACCAGATACGATATGAGGCAAAGGACAGATCGCCGAAGCCTTCCACCACCTTTATTATATAGCTGAGAAAAAGCCAGGCCACCCAACCCACCACCCAGGCCAGTGGAGGGGCAAAAAGGCCAAGCACAGCAGCGACAAGTGCCAGAACAATAGCTCCGGGCAAAGCCACCAAAGCAAAAAAGGTGGCCGGAAGGCCTACCACAGAAACATAGCCGAAGTAATAAGCAATGAGGGGATAGACAGCAATGGTGGCTGCCAGGCTGACCATCAGGCTTTGCGCGACGGGCCGGCTGAACGTCAATACAGATGCCCTTGCTTCCAGCGTGGACGCTCTTACCCTTTGCCACATCTCTTCAAAATGCGGAAGAAGTAGCGCAATGCCAGCTACGGACACAAAACTCAGTTGGAAGGAAACATTGCGGAGAAGGGAAGGATCGATACCCACCATTATCGCTGCGGCAAGGGCAATGGCGGGCATGGCGCTGCGCGGTCTGCCTAACCACAAAGCGGTTAGGAGAAGGCTGAACATGATAGCTGCTCGAAAAACAGGGGGCTGCATCCCCGTAAGTAGAGCGTAAATCCAAACCATAGCAAAAGTGATGACCAGATAGGTCGGGCGCCTCCGGCCGAAGACCCACGCTGCGCCGCTGAGGACAACGCCAGCCAGCATGGCAACGTGTAGCCCTGAGATGGCCACCAGATGAGCGGTGCCTGAACTGCGGAAGCTATCAACCAGACTGTCGGGAAGGTGGCTGCGGATGCCCAGGAGAAGGGCCTGAGCCAAAGAGGCCTGAGGTTCAGGCAAGGCCTCGGAAAGCGAGTCAGACAGGCGGTTCCTGGCGCTGGGAAGCCATCCCCTTTGCATAAACTCTATTTCGGGATAGGACATTGTGGAGCGAAAGCCATGCCGCGCAAGGTAGTCTCTATAGTCTGGACTTCCAACCGCGGCGGGCGATCGCAGTTCCCCGCTTACCTTGATCCAGTCACCCAGGCTATAAGAAGGGAAGGCTCTGGTATAAATCAAGACCTTGCCGGACACTTCCTGCCAGTCGCCGTTTGTCTTTATCTCTCGAGCAGAAAGGCTTAGTCTGGCATTGCCGCCCTCCTGAGGCGGGTCATTGATTACCTCGCCCTTTATTTCTACCTGCCCGGAGTCGTTAAGGGACTGGATGGTGGTATCGCTGACCCGCCAGTGATAACAGCCAATACCGGCAAATAGAACGATAAGGCAGAGACCCATCCAGAGAAAGACGGGCCCCCTGCGCCACAACAGAGCGATCAGCGAACCCAG
It encodes the following:
- a CDS encoding DNA internalization-related competence protein ComEC/Rec2; translation: MRLIALSVAWVGGVYLGSLVLPPLYVFLLAFFLGSLIALLWRRGPVFLWMGLCLIVLFAGIGCYHWRVSDTTIQSLNDSGQVEIKGEVINDPPQEGGNARLSLSAREIKTNGDWQEVSGKVLIYTRAFPSYSLGDWIKVSGELRSPAAVGSPDYRDYLARHGFRSTMSYPEIEFMQRGWLPSARNRLSDSLSEALPEPQASLAQALLLGIRSHLPDSLVDSFRSSGTAHLVAISGLHVAMLAGVVLSGAAWVFGRRRPTYLVITFAMVWIYALLTGMQPPVFRAAIMFSLLLTALWLGRPRSAMPAIALAAAIMVGIDPSLLRNVSFQLSFVSVAGIALLLPHFEEMWQRVRASTLEARASVLTFSRPVAQSLMVSLAATIAVYPLIAYYFGYVSVVGLPATFFALVALPGAIVLALVAAVLGLFAPPLAWVVGWVAWLFLSYIIKVVEGFGDLSFASYRIWSVSAIAVWAYYGVLVAIISRKPLVKVMSSPVSWMREKVNHLPRLFYRPPKKWVVVPLLLAVALVWLAVPAASKTGKLEVSFLDVGQGDAILIQTPSGRQILVDGGPDADKVCLELGKELPFWDRSLDLVLLTHADDDHILGLLEVLRRYKVKQVVEPGFENNNAAYGEWLRLVRDKNITRTVTKAGQRIELGNGIRMEILNPQENFVKGSDQDVNNNSVVVRLVWKEVSFLLTGDIGYEAERQMLYKGATLDSTVLKVAHHGSADSTSLHFLAAVDPQMAVVCVGANNPFGHPSREVMERLEKQVTAGMLYLTSEGSVKFTTDGKRLWVDRMG